The Naumovozyma dairenensis CBS 421 chromosome 3, complete genome genome has a window encoding:
- the EHT1 gene encoding medium-chain fatty acid ethyl ester synthase/esterase (similar to Saccharomyces cerevisiae EHT1 (YBR177C) and EEB1 (YPL095C); ancestral locus Anc_8.574) has translation MSQISRYPLIKPWNWGYHGTVTQITSKDGSIEIPLKEKNKSIPLDEFVSEYVPALKDQAKFELKPYLFTGILQTIYLSAADFSKKFPVFYGREIVEFSDKGVCTADWVMPAWETKYQLNKETASFDKVNFNKDEVETHPEGWPRLQPRTRYLTESELASVHQDDRPLVVCCHGLAGGSHEPIIRSLTQNLTRSGRFEVVVLNTRGCARSKITTRNLFTAFHTMDLREFVNKEHAKTPNRKIYAVGFSFGATMLANYLGEEGEKTPITAAAVLCNPWDMVQSGIKTSDDFWTKNIFSKKIVDFLTRVVKVNMAELEVPEGSKPDHTPTVKNPSYYTFTRSNLEKGKDFQYISDFDDIFTAPALGFKSALEYYAAAGSIHRLPDIKVPLLVMNSTDDPVVGSDPIPDHVIDSNKHLLLCETDIGGHLAYLDKNDDSWSTKQISDFFEKFDEYAL, from the coding sequence TGAATTTGTTTCCGAATATGTTCCTGCATTGAAAGATCAGgcaaaatttgaattgaaacCTTACTTGTTTACGGGTATTTTACAAACTATCTATTTAAGTGCAGCTGATTTCTCCAAGAAATTCCCAGTATTTTATGGTAGAGAAATTGTAGAATTTTCTGATAAAGGTGTTTGTACTGCTGATTGGGTCATGCCAGCATGGGAAACCAAatatcaattgaataaagaaaCTGCTAGCTTCGATAAAGtgaattttaataaagatgaagtAGAAACCCATCCAGAAGGTTGGCCGCGTCTCCAACCACGTACCAGATATTTAACCGAGAGTGAATTAGCATCTGTCCACCAGGATGACCGCCCATTGGTCGTTTGTTGTCATGGATTGGCTGGTGGTTCTCATGAACCCATTATTAGATCTTTGACCCAAAATTTGACTAGATCTGGTAGATTTGAAGTCGTTGTCTTAAACACCCGTGGTTGTGCTCGTTCAAAAATCACTACACGTAACCTATTTACTGCGTTCCATACTATGGATCTTCGTGAATTCGTCAACAAGGAACATGCTAAAACTCCCaatagaaaaatatacGCTGTTGGATTTTCATTCGGTGCTACAATGTTGGCTAATTACTTAGGTGAAGAAGGTGAAAAGACACCAATAACCGCCGCTGCTGTTCTATGTAATCCATGGGATATGGTACAATCAGGTATTAAGACCAGCGACGATTTTTGGacaaaaaatatcttttcCAAGAAGATTGTAGATTTCTTAACGAGAGTAGTGAAGGTCAATATGGCTGAGTTAGAAGTTCCAGAAGGTTCTAAACCAGATCATACACCAACTGTCAAAAATCCATCATATTATACATTCACTCGTTCCAATTTAGAGAAAGGGAAAGATTTCCAATACATTTCTGATTTCGATGATATTTTCACAGCACCTGCTTTAGGTTTTAAAAGTGCATTAGAATACTATGCAGCAGCTGGGTCAATTCATAGATTACCAGATATTAAAGTTCCGTTATTAGTAATGAACTCTACGGATGACCCAGTTGTTGGGTCAGATCCAATTCCAGACCATGTCATTGACTCCAACaaacatttattattgtgTGAAACAGATATTGGTGGTCATCTAGCATACttagataaaaatgatgattctTGGTCGACAAAGCAAATCTCTGacttttttgaaaagtttgATGAATATGCTCTATAA
- the ERI1 gene encoding Eri1p (similar to Saccharomyces cerevisiae ERI1 (YPL096C-A); ancestral locus Anc_8.576) → MNDKSAGLIILLATWTITIGSGISFLYLRNDPSKMYYLCWILISPTMFWVWTFIAWFNAEMFRNAKVLPIDNTDKD, encoded by the coding sequence ATGAACGATAAAAGTGCTGGTCTGATCATACTGCTCGCTACTTGGACAATAACTATCGGCTCAGGCATCTCTTTCCTGTATCTGCGGAATGATCCATCGAaaatgtattatttatgTTGGATATTGATTTCTCCAACAATGTTTTGGGTTTGGACCTTTATAGCATGGTTCAATGCAGAAATGTTCAGAAACGCAAAAGTTCTTCCAATTGACAATACTGATAAAGACTGA